A stretch of DNA from Pseudodesulfovibrio sp. JC047:
ATCGAAGTGCCGGGTCCTATGCTGAGAGCCGCTGGCGTTGCTTCCAATTTTGCCTGGGATAATACCGGCTACGTGCTCGGTGCAGATGCCAAAGGAAAGCCGGAGCGCACGGCGGAAACCCATGCCGCGTTCAAGAGCTTGGTCAAAACCGTCTTGGACGGGGTGGACGACATCGGTGCGAAGGCGTTGGTGGCCTTCCTTGAAAAATGGGACCCGGCGCAGGCAGAGACCCTGCCAGACTGGGAAGAAATGATCGGGTGGAATATCGTGTTCATGCTCGATGGCGAACCTGGATATCTGCACGACCGGCCCGCTTTTCGCGAGGCGTGGGTGCGCCATTTGGCTGCGGATACGAGCAAGCCGACCGGGATGTGTCTGGTCACTGGCGAGACAGGCAACATTGCGTTGACGCATCCCAAAATCAAAGGGGTTCCCGGTTCGCAAATGGCCGGAGCGTCACTTGTTTCATTCAATATTGATTCGGCTGAATCCTTTGGGAAGAAACAGAGTTTGAACGCGCCGGTGTCGGACCATGCCGCGTTCGCGTACACCACGGCATTGAATTACCTGCTGGAGGCGGACAACGGTCACAAGGTGCAGCTCGGTGAGACAACCATTGTGTTCTGGTCGGATGGTGCTGACGAGGCCGAAAAACTGTTTGGTTGCGGCATTGGTGCCAAGCGGGCTGACGATGAAACGTTGGTGACCCGGTTGGAATTGTATCTGTCCGCACTTGTTCAAGGACAGTTCCCGGATGCCTTGGGTTCCGCAGAAACGCCATTTTACGTCCTCGGGATTTCGCCCAATGCGGCGCGGCTGTCCGTGCGGTTCTGGTTGGTCGGAACCGTGGGCAGCATGGCGGAGAATTTGGGCGCGCATTATCGGGCCTTGGCTATCAAACCCCGGTTCGACACGGATTTCGCCCATCCGTCACCATGGCAGTTATTGCGGGAACTGGCCCCGCAACGAGATGGAAAGAACATTTCGCCATTACTTTCCGGGCAGTTTGTCCGGGCCATAACCCTTGGTCAGCCGTATCCACAGACCATCTTGACCGCTGCGCTTGGGCGTATTCGGATTGACAAGGAAATGAATTATCTGCGGGCGGCACTCATCAAGGCTTTTCTTGTTCGCAACAGGAATCAGGAGATTCATATGACACTTGATACGACAAATACGGATATCGGATATCGGTTCGGCAGGCTGTTTGCCATTGTGGAGCGGATTCAGGAATTAGCCATCAAGAATGCGAATGCCACAGTTCGCGATCGCTTTTTTGCCTCGGCAATGGCCACCCCCGGCCGGACGTTCCCTGTCATTCTGAAAAATGCTCAACACGGGTTGGCAAAGATTCGAAAGGATTCCAAGGGAATGGCCATTAATTTGGAAAAACAGATTCAGGAAATCGTGGGCGGTTTGGATTCGACCGTTGGTTTCCCGTCGTCTCTGTCCTCGGAAAAACAGGGCCTGTTCATTATTGGTTACTATCAGCAGCGACAGGATTTTTTTACAAAAAAAGATGAAAAATTGGAGGATTAGATCATGACAGCTCTCTCGAATCGCTATGAATTCGTCTACCTTTTCGACGTGGAAAACGGCAACCCCAATGGCGACCCGGACGCTGGCAACACCCCGCGTATCGATCCGGAAACCGGGCATGGTCTGGTCACGGATGTCTGCCTGAAACGAAAGATTCGGAATTATGTGGATATCGCGAAATCCGGTGCAGAAGGGTACAATATCTACGTGGCGGAAAAAGGGGTGTTGTCCCTGACCCGTCAGCCTGCCTATGACACGGAAGAGGTCAAGAATCTCAAGAAGAAAGAGGACAAAGTGGCGGCGGCCCGACAGTGGATGTGCCGGAATTTCTTTGATGTCCGGACCTTTGGCGCGGTCATGTCCACCACGCTGAATAATTGTGGGCAGGTCCGTGGTCCGGTGCAGTTGACCTTTGCCAAGAGCATTGAGCCGATCATTCCATCCGAAGTGGCCATCACCCGTATGGCCGTGGAGACGGAAAAGGAAGCCAAGGCGCAGGACGGGGACAATCGCACCATGGGCCGCAAACATATCGTGCCATATGCCTTGTATCGTGCCGAAGGGTTCATTTCCGCACATTTGGCGGACGGCGACAAGGGCACCGGCTTTTCTGACAAGGATGTCGAGTTGTTGTGGCAGGCTCTGGCAAATATGTTCGATCACGATCACTCCGCAGCGCGTGGCA
This window harbors:
- the cas8c gene encoding type I-C CRISPR-associated protein Cas8c/Csd1 gives rise to the protein MILYALSQYYQRLLDDSEATVSDYGFGRQGVHFCLSISPEGDLMGRPLDLRDEKGRAKKIEVPGPMLRAAGVASNFAWDNTGYVLGADAKGKPERTAETHAAFKSLVKTVLDGVDDIGAKALVAFLEKWDPAQAETLPDWEEMIGWNIVFMLDGEPGYLHDRPAFREAWVRHLAADTSKPTGMCLVTGETGNIALTHPKIKGVPGSQMAGASLVSFNIDSAESFGKKQSLNAPVSDHAAFAYTTALNYLLEADNGHKVQLGETTIVFWSDGADEAEKLFGCGIGAKRADDETLVTRLELYLSALVQGQFPDALGSAETPFYVLGISPNAARLSVRFWLVGTVGSMAENLGAHYRALAIKPRFDTDFAHPSPWQLLRELAPQRDGKNISPLLSGQFVRAITLGQPYPQTILTAALGRIRIDKEMNYLRAALIKAFLVRNRNQEIHMTLDTTNTDIGYRFGRLFAIVERIQELAIKNANATVRDRFFASAMATPGRTFPVILKNAQHGLAKIRKDSKGMAINLEKQIQEIVGGLDSTVGFPSSLSSEKQGLFIIGYYQQRQDFFTKKDEKLED
- the cas7c gene encoding type I-C CRISPR-associated protein Cas7/Csd2, encoding MTALSNRYEFVYLFDVENGNPNGDPDAGNTPRIDPETGHGLVTDVCLKRKIRNYVDIAKSGAEGYNIYVAEKGVLSLTRQPAYDTEEVKNLKKKEDKVAAARQWMCRNFFDVRTFGAVMSTTLNNCGQVRGPVQLTFAKSIEPIIPSEVAITRMAVETEKEAKAQDGDNRTMGRKHIVPYALYRAEGFISAHLADGDKGTGFSDKDVELLWQALANMFDHDHSAARGKMSARGLIVFKHRDALGNAPAHKLFDAVSVSRTGDGSGPARAFGDYAVAVDEAGLPDGVDVDVKF